The following are from one region of the Stanieria sp. NIES-3757 genome:
- a CDS encoding putative anti-sigma regulatory factor, serine/threonine protein kinase, translating to MTRERVIRQFHLQVKTELEELKEILPWFEGLIFPALPQKTGWQCEVALVEAFTNAVRHAHHNLPKNTPIDLEVKLFPNFLEMRIWDRGQPFDLKAKLKDSLENELNSLEKEGGRGLQFMKKLTDDLQYLNLPDRGNCLVMRKQYPMQDLNFRHSTFNQASC from the coding sequence ATGACAAGAGAACGAGTAATTCGACAGTTTCACCTTCAGGTCAAAACCGAGTTAGAAGAACTTAAAGAGATTTTACCGTGGTTTGAAGGACTGATTTTTCCTGCCTTACCACAAAAAACTGGCTGGCAATGTGAAGTCGCCTTAGTTGAAGCTTTTACTAATGCCGTCCGTCATGCCCATCACAATCTTCCTAAAAATACACCGATCGATTTAGAAGTAAAATTGTTTCCTAATTTCCTAGAAATGCGGATTTGGGACCGCGGTCAACCATTTGATTTGAAAGCTAAATTAAAAGACAGTCTAGAAAATGAGCTTAACTCTTTGGAAAAAGAGGGAGGTAGAGGACTTCAGTTTATGAAAAAACTTACGGATGATTTGCAATATCTTAACCTCCCCGATCGCGGTAATTGTCTAGTAATGCGTAAACAATACCCGATGCAAGATTTAAATTTCCGCCACAGCACGTTCAATCAAGCGTCGTGCTAA
- a CDS encoding undecaprenol kinase, with amino-acid sequence MTRLRQKDLTGERQSAQALKLNLGVPLTSFGLFSLGLITSLGLATIIDSGAVVAQATPSINQVKGLSQLNLIQAIVLGFVQGMTEFIPISSTAHLKAIPVFLGWGDPGVSFTAVIQLGSIIAVLWYFWSDLSKIAVGMFKAIRSSNYQSQDFWLAMGIMIGTIPIVLCGLLIKALIPDFDNSPLRSMTAIAIASIVMALLLALSEKVGTQRRNFEKLTAKDGILMGCAQALALIPGVSRSGSTITAGLFINLERATAARFSFLLGLPAITLAGLVELKDALDRGLGDSGFVPLLAGVISSALFSYLAIAWLIKFLQKRSTWIFVWYRLAFGVFILGAIALGWLSSY; translated from the coding sequence ATGACCAGATTAAGACAAAAAGATTTAACTGGGGAACGCCAGTCAGCACAGGCACTCAAGTTAAACTTGGGTGTACCGCTGACTTCTTTCGGATTGTTTAGTCTTGGTTTAATTACCAGTCTTGGGTTGGCTACCATAATTGATTCTGGTGCGGTTGTTGCCCAAGCAACACCAAGTATTAATCAGGTCAAGGGTCTATCTCAGCTTAATTTGATTCAAGCGATTGTTTTAGGATTTGTCCAAGGAATGACGGAGTTTATTCCCATTAGTAGTACGGCACATCTTAAAGCCATTCCCGTGTTTTTGGGTTGGGGAGATCCAGGAGTTAGTTTTACTGCTGTAATTCAATTAGGCAGTATTATCGCAGTATTGTGGTATTTTTGGTCAGATTTAAGCAAAATTGCCGTGGGAATGTTTAAAGCAATTCGTTCCTCTAATTATCAGTCTCAAGATTTTTGGTTAGCGATGGGAATTATGATCGGAACTATTCCGATTGTGTTGTGCGGATTGTTAATTAAAGCTTTGATTCCTGATTTTGACAATTCTCCCCTCAGAAGTATGACTGCGATCGCTATTGCCTCGATAGTGATGGCTTTGTTGTTGGCTTTATCCGAAAAAGTTGGAACGCAGCGACGTAATTTTGAGAAATTAACCGCTAAAGATGGCATTTTAATGGGTTGCGCTCAAGCTTTGGCGTTAATTCCTGGTGTCTCTCGCTCTGGTTCAACCATAACTGCTGGTTTGTTTATTAATTTAGAACGAGCAACAGCAGCTAGATTTTCTTTTTTATTAGGACTCCCAGCAATTACCTTAGCAGGATTAGTAGAATTAAAAGATGCTTTAGATCGAGGTTTAGGTGATTCGGGATTTGTTCCTTTGCTAGCAGGGGTCATTTCTTCAGCCCTATTTTCTTATCTAGCGATCGCGTGGTTAATTAAATTCTTACAAAAAAGAAGTACTTGGATCTTTGTTTGGTACAGATTAGCCTTTGGCGTATTTATTTTAGGAGCGATCGCGCTTGGATGGTTGTCTAGTTATTAA
- a CDS encoding FeS-containing oxidoreductase: MSQASIQPAKITRVLPDSIAAEIGFEVGDAIVTINGTYPRDLIDYQFLCADEYLELEVLDSRGKTHQIEIEKDYDEDLGLEFNTALFDSLIQCNNRCPFCFIDQQPPGKRNSLYLKDDDYRLSFLYGSYLTLTNLTEREWHRIEQMRLSPLYVSVHATEPEVRIRLLKNPRAGQIMSQLQWFQERRLQIHAQVVVCPGINDGKHLERTLLDLASFHQEEIPAVASVAVVPVGLTRFRPQADELIPVSREKAKEVIAQVQQLQTQFRQQFGSNFAWLADEWFLIAREELPFESDYEDYPQIGNGVGSIRLFIKDFQKIASQMLPSSIAQPRHLSWVVGNAVELAFEPLVQQLNSVTGLVVNLFPLRSEYWGQAITVTGLLTGQDLITGLAGKDLGEGILLPSLMLKHDDTRFLDDLTVAEVSQKLGVEIFPVTGVEELLEKCIL; this comes from the coding sequence ATGAGTCAAGCTTCGATACAACCAGCTAAAATTACCAGAGTATTGCCAGATTCAATCGCAGCAGAAATTGGCTTTGAAGTTGGAGATGCGATCGTTACTATCAATGGTACCTATCCTCGTGATTTAATTGATTACCAATTTTTATGTGCCGATGAATATCTAGAATTGGAGGTACTTGATTCACGAGGAAAAACTCATCAAATTGAAATTGAAAAAGACTATGACGAGGATTTGGGACTCGAATTTAACACTGCCTTATTCGATAGTTTAATTCAGTGTAATAATCGCTGTCCTTTTTGTTTTATCGATCAACAACCTCCAGGAAAAAGAAACAGTCTTTATCTTAAAGATGATGATTATCGTCTCAGCTTTCTTTATGGAAGCTATTTAACTTTAACCAACTTAACAGAGAGAGAATGGCACAGAATCGAACAGATGCGCCTATCTCCTTTATATGTCTCGGTTCACGCTACTGAACCAGAAGTGCGAATTCGTCTCCTTAAAAATCCTCGCGCTGGACAAATTATGTCTCAGTTACAATGGTTTCAGGAGCGAAGGTTACAAATTCATGCTCAAGTCGTAGTTTGTCCTGGTATAAATGATGGCAAACATCTAGAAAGAACCCTATTAGATTTAGCTTCTTTCCATCAGGAAGAAATCCCCGCAGTTGCTTCAGTAGCAGTTGTCCCCGTCGGATTGACTCGTTTTCGTCCCCAAGCAGACGAATTAATTCCAGTCAGTAGAGAAAAAGCGAAAGAAGTAATCGCGCAAGTACAACAATTACAAACTCAATTTAGACAGCAGTTTGGCAGTAATTTCGCCTGGTTAGCAGACGAATGGTTTTTAATCGCCAGAGAAGAATTACCATTCGAGTCAGATTATGAAGATTATCCCCAAATTGGTAATGGAGTAGGTTCGATTCGTTTGTTTATTAAAGATTTTCAAAAAATTGCCAGTCAGATGTTACCATCCAGCATTGCTCAACCTCGTCATCTAAGTTGGGTAGTAGGCAATGCGGTGGAATTAGCTTTTGAACCATTAGTACAACAATTAAATTCAGTTACAGGATTAGTAGTCAATTTATTTCCCCTGCGAAGCGAATACTGGGGACAAGCAATTACAGTCACTGGTTTATTGACTGGACAAGATTTAATCACAGGATTAGCGGGAAAAGATTTAGGAGAAGGAATTTTATTACCTTCTTTAATGTTGAAGCACGATGATACTAGGTTTCTTGACGATCTAACTGTAGCAGAAGTGAGTCAAAAATTAGGAGTAGAAATATTTCCTGTTACTGGTGTAGAAGAATTGCTTGAAAAGTGTATCTTATAG
- a CDS encoding anti-sigma-factor antagonist and sugar transferase, with protein MTHQTPELDFSITYLQNEPIVQLPERLTVLEAVAFKQTCLELLQQNLTTQKIILDFSETKFIDSSGVGALVSIFKTAKEKQQELILNQVQPPVMAVLSITGLSEILNIQASEKWSQRQQPATHPSIKSWIKRAIDIIGALVGLIITGIIIIPIAIAIKLDSSGPIFFQQTRCGWLGKQFTIWKFRSMCVDAEELKAKIKNQASGAFFKNDNDPRITKVGRFLRRTSLDEFPQFWNVLKGDMSLVGTRPPTPDEVETYQVPEWQRLNVRPGMTGEWQVNGRSKVRDFEDVIKLDLRYQENWSLKYDLQLILRTVSILFDKNSGAV; from the coding sequence ATGACTCATCAAACTCCAGAATTAGATTTTTCAATCACCTACTTACAAAACGAGCCGATAGTTCAATTACCAGAACGTTTAACTGTTTTAGAAGCAGTGGCGTTTAAACAAACTTGCCTGGAACTATTACAACAAAATCTTACTACTCAAAAAATTATTCTTGATTTTAGTGAAACGAAATTTATTGATAGTAGTGGAGTAGGTGCCTTAGTTAGTATTTTTAAAACAGCAAAAGAAAAACAACAAGAGTTAATTTTAAATCAGGTTCAACCACCTGTCATGGCCGTTCTTTCAATTACAGGATTGTCAGAAATTCTTAATATTCAAGCTTCCGAAAAATGGTCACAACGCCAACAACCAGCCACACATCCTTCGATTAAATCTTGGATCAAAAGAGCGATCGATATTATTGGTGCTTTAGTTGGTTTGATTATTACTGGTATTATTATTATCCCAATCGCGATCGCGATCAAGCTTGATAGTTCAGGACCCATTTTTTTCCAGCAAACCCGTTGTGGTTGGCTAGGTAAACAATTTACCATCTGGAAATTTCGTTCTATGTGTGTTGATGCTGAAGAGCTGAAGGCTAAAATTAAAAATCAAGCTAGCGGTGCTTTTTTTAAAAATGATAACGATCCTCGGATTACCAAAGTTGGTAGATTTTTACGTCGTACGAGTTTAGATGAATTTCCTCAATTCTGGAATGTTTTGAAAGGAGATATGAGTTTGGTTGGTACTCGTCCACCCACTCCTGATGAAGTAGAAACCTATCAAGTACCAGAGTGGCAACGTTTAAATGTTAGGCCTGGTATGACTGGAGAATGGCAAGTTAACGGTAGATCGAAAGTACGAGATTTTGAAGATGTGATTAAACTTGACTTGCGTTACCAAGAAAATTGGAGTTTAAAATACGATCTGCAACTGATACTTAGAACAGTTAGTATTCTCTTTGATAAAAATAGTGGTGCGGTTTAA
- a CDS encoding BioY protein — protein MSDLKQLAKPNPDITDYEWDVTPPSVKFLLEHLQKLVQQKQKTVEDLQVENQWLHNRLDLELDRPNQAHTPSPPEIILWATIGLILTIGGTFVQAYTINAPWSWGGGIKIQTLGVSYQIGAVLLTGCLGGKNAALLSQVVYVILGLTWLPIFERGGGWEYLQQPTFGYILGFVFGAWLCGFYAYQSLARLNSLALSCLIGFMVIHLTGITYLTVLHLLTNLDGNQSLWQGILTYSIYPLPGQIAVVCAVSLIALVMRKLMFS, from the coding sequence ATGTCAGATCTTAAACAACTCGCCAAACCCAATCCAGACATTACTGATTATGAATGGGATGTTACTCCCCCTAGTGTCAAATTTTTGCTCGAACATTTACAGAAATTGGTTCAGCAAAAACAAAAAACTGTTGAAGATTTACAAGTGGAAAATCAATGGTTACACAATCGACTTGATTTAGAATTGGATAGACCAAATCAAGCTCATACACCTTCTCCGCCAGAAATAATTCTTTGGGCAACGATTGGCTTAATTTTAACTATCGGTGGTACTTTTGTTCAAGCTTATACCATTAATGCCCCTTGGTCATGGGGAGGGGGAATTAAAATACAAACCCTTGGTGTCAGCTATCAAATTGGAGCAGTTTTATTAACAGGCTGTTTGGGAGGAAAAAATGCTGCTTTGCTATCCCAAGTAGTTTATGTAATTTTGGGCTTAACTTGGTTACCTATTTTTGAGCGGGGTGGAGGTTGGGAATATTTGCAACAGCCAACTTTTGGTTATATTTTGGGATTTGTTTTTGGTGCGTGGCTGTGTGGTTTTTATGCTTATCAAAGTTTAGCTCGTCTCAATTCTCTAGCTTTGAGTTGTTTAATCGGTTTTATGGTTATTCATTTGACTGGTATTACTTATTTGACTGTACTCCACTTGCTGACTAATCTAGATGGCAATCAATCTTTATGGCAAGGTATTTTAACTTACTCAATTTATCCTTTACCTGGACAAATCGCCGTAGTTTGTGCTGTTAGTTTGATCGCTTTGGTAATGCGTAAGTTAATGTTTTCTTAG